The following are from one region of the Syngnathus acus chromosome 10, fSynAcu1.2, whole genome shotgun sequence genome:
- the LOC119128844 gene encoding serine/threonine-protein phosphatase 2A catalytic subunit beta isoform-like: MILLFDLKGGSNKDMDDKSVSKELDLWIEQLIECRQLKENQVRALCERAKEILQKESNVQEVRCPVTVCGDVHGQFYDLMELFKIGGKPPDTNYLFMGDYVDRGYYSVETVTLLVCLKVRFRERITILRGNHETRQLTHVYGFYDECLMKYGNANVWKQFTDLFDYLPLTALVDNQILCLHGGLSPSILTLETIRALDRFQEVPHEGPMCDLLWSDPDEHYGWDISLRGAGYTFGQDISETFNHANGLTLVSRAHQLEMEGFNWYHDKNVVTIFSAPNYCYRCGNKAAIMELEDTLKCSFQQFDPAPRKEEPQSSWRFPDYFL, translated from the exons AtgattttgctttttgatTTGAAAGGAGGCAGCAATAAGGACATGGATGACAAGTCAGTGAGCAAAGAGTTGGACTTGTGGATTGAACAGCTCATTGAGTGCAGGCAGCTCAAAGAAAATCAAGTTCGAGCACTTTGTGAAAGG GCCAAAGAGATCCTGCAAAAGGAGTCCAATGTTCAGGAGGTGAGATGTCCAGTGACGGTTTGTGGAGATGTTCACGGTCAATTCTATGACCTCATGGAGCTTTTTAAGATAGGCGGGAAGCCCCCTGACACCAACTATCTCTTCATGGGAGACTATGTGGATAGAGGCTACTATTCTGTTGAGACAGTGACCCTCCTTGTTTGTCTGAAG GTCAGATTTCGTGAAAGAATCACCATTCTGAGAGGAAACCACGAGACGAGACAGCTCACACATGTCTACGGCTTCTACGACGAATGCCTGATGAAATATGGAAATGCCAATGTTTGGAAGCAGTTTACCGATCTATTTGATTATTTACCTCTAACTGCACTGGTTGATAACCAG ATTTTGTGCCTACATGGAGGATTGTCTCCTTCAATATTAACACTGGAAACCATCAGAGCATTGGATCGCTTCCAGGAGGTTCCTCACGAG GGTCCAATGTGTGACTTGTTGTGGTCCGACCCAGATGAGCACTATGGTTGGGACATTTCGCTCCGTGGTGCCGGTTACACCTTCGGCCAGGACATCTCAGAGACTTTTAATCATGCAAACGGCCTCACTTTGGTTTCGCGAGCCCATCAGCTGGAGATGGAG GGCTTTAACTGGTACCACGACAAAAATGTCGTGACGATCTTCAGTGCACCAAACTATTGTTATCGTTGTGGAAACAAGGCAGCAATCATGGAACTTGAAGACACTCTGAAATGCTCATT CCAACAGTTTGACCCGGCCCCCCGCAAAGAAGAGCCCCAATCATCGTGGCGATTTCCAGACTACTTCCTCTAA
- the gcna gene encoding acidic repeat-containing protein — protein sequence MNEDTRNLFERVSKKMGWTGFDGLDIAQTKLINAIEKQRHGATSGGNFADRSGSPEDEDKENQHFKANAYKNAISIDSSDDEFDHFLVSWSTPRTKTKPKKPCSVAKTKSSSVRAVSSDDDSGDFEKFLHRVKTPATKPRKVSESESEDSLKNFIVDDDLSDDDFIQTKSSSKGCKKTPATHKSFRRPLQPSQFASPLFISDSGDVDKNIVIKSTWKTRHTKPKSLPKPNPVICDQKDSPPSLLLPPTSPFTVPRPFHRTATTWLSPKCTLSTPLKLDDSSGSEDEFTSLLERLKKKNIVTDSTSKTNTESSWGPPVSLPVVKGPAKPRATSLGEKSPDVKTTGKSSTLKPKVSQTEPRHGPVSRLALCKTPGCFLESLSNPASSYCRNFRQKKEELSSKLYQLYNCSVFDRKLPIDMSVTWNKKMRKTAGYCITGQERGGGNRYARIELSEKVCDSADRLRDTLIHEMCHAATWLINGVRDGHGSLWKAYARKSTLVHPELPMVSRCHSYDIKFKFKYQCTKCQNTIGRHSKSLDTQKFVCALCTGKLVLLTPFKPRPPTPFANFVKENYKSVRQELADQSHREVMRKLSVDFASKNTLSDLHDSDH from the exons ATGAACGAGGATACTCGCAATTTATTTGAACGAGTTTCCAAAAAGATGGGCTGGACCGGGTTCGATGGACTAGACATAGCACAAACGAAG CTGATTAATGCAATTGAGAAGCAACGTCATGGTGCCACAAGTGGGGGTAATTTTGCAGACCGATCAGGGTCGCCTGAAGACGAAGATAAAGAAAACCAGCATTTCAAGGCCAACGCATACAAAAACGCAATTTCGATTGACTCCAGTGACGACGAATTCGACCATT TTCTTGTGAGCTGGAGCACCCCAAGAACGAAAACTAAGCCAAAGAAACCATGCAGTGTTGCGAAGACAAAAAG TTCCAGTGTTCGTGCAGTGAGCTCGGATGATGATAGTGgcgattttgaaaaat TCCTGCACCGTGTGAAAACTCCTGCTACCAAGCCCAGGAAAGTATCAGAAAGTGAAAGTGAGGACAG CCTTAAAAATTTTATTGTGGATGATGACTTATCAGATGATGACTTCATTCAGACCAAATCATCCTCTAAAG gGTGTAAGAAGACTCCAGCCACACACAAATCATTCAGGAGACCACTGCAACCATCTCAGTTTGCCTCTCCTTTGTTCATCAGTGATAGTGGGGATGTGGATAAGAACATTGTCATCAAGAGCACTTGGAAGACTCGCCACACAAAGCCAAAATCTCTGCCAAAACCTAACCCAGTGATTTGTGACCAAAAAGACAGCCCGCCATCACTGCTTTTGCCTCCCACCTCCCCATTCACAGTTCCTCGGCCATTCCACCGTACTGCAACAACTTGGCTTTCTCCTAAGTGTACGCTTTCAACTCCTCTCAAGCTGGACGACTCTTCCGGATCTGAAGACGAGTTCACGTCCTTACTGGAGAGGCTTAAAAAGAAGAACATAGTCACTGACTCTACCTCCAAGACCAACACTG AATCCAGTTGGGGCCCTCCTGTATCACTTCCAGTGGTAAAGGGGCCAGCGAAACCCAGGGCCACCTCATTAGGTGAAAAAAGTCCAGATGTAAAGACCACTGGGAAAAGCAGCACCCTGAAGCCGAAAGTGAGTCAGACGGAACCCCGACATGGCCCCGTCAGCAG ACTAGCTTTGTGCAAAACCCCAGGTtgcttcttggagtccctatCAAATCCTGCCTCCAGCTACTGCCGCAATTTTAGGCAAAAGAAGGAAGAACTGTCGAGCAAACTGTATCAGTTGTACAACTGCAGTGTCTTTGACAGGAAG CTCCCCATCGATATGTCCGTGACCTGGAACAAAAAGATGCGCAAAACAGCAGGCTACTGTATTACTGGTCAAGAGCGAGGTGGAGGGAACCGTTACGCTCGCATCGAACTATCCGAGAAAGTCTGCGATTCTGCAG ATCGCCTCCGAGACACACTGATCCACGAAATGTGCCACGCTGCCACCTGGCTGATCAACGGCGTGAGGGACGGCCACGGAAGCTTATGGAAGGCGTACGCTCGCAAGTCCACCTTGGTGCACCCCGAGCTGCCGATGGTGTCTCGCTGCCACAGCTACGACATCAAGTTCAAATTCAAATACCAGTGCACCAAATGTCAGAATAC GATCGGTCGTCATTCCAAGTCCCTGGACACTCAgaagtttgtgtgtgcactttGCACGGGCAAACTCGTCCTGCTCACGCCGTTCAAGCCTCGTCCTCCGACGCCTTTCGCCAACTTTGTGAAGGAGAATTACAAGAGTGTACGCCAGGAGCTGGCGGACCAAAGCCATCGGGAAGTAATGCGCAAACTCAGCGTAGACTTTGCCTCTAAGAATACACTGAGTGACCTTCACGATTCAGACCACTGA
- the cetn2 gene encoding caltractin: MACAKRPSLQGPVPPPRKKTSPKPELTEEQKQEIREAFELFDTDGAGYIEVKELKVAMRALGFEPKKEEIKKMISEVDKEGTGKISFSDFLSVMTQKMAEKDSKEEILKAFRLFDDDETGKISFKNLKRVAKELGENLTDEELQEMIEEADRDGDGEVNQQEFLRIMKKTCLY, translated from the exons ATG GCGTGTGCTAAGAGACCATCCTTGCAGGGACCGGTGCCTCCCCCTCGCAAGAAGACGAGCCCCAAACCTGAGTTGACTGAGGAGCAAAAGCAGGAGATTCGGGAGGCCTTTGAGCTCTTCGACACCGATGGCGCTGGATACATCGAGGTTAAGGAACTCAAG GTTGCCATGAGAGCTCTGGGTTTTGAACCAAAGAAAGAGGAGATCAAAAAGATGATTAGTGAAGTGGACAAGGAGGGCACAGGGAAGATCTCCTTTAGTGATTTCCTCAGTGTCATGACACAGAAGATG GCCGAGAAGGATTCCAAAGAGGAGATACTGAAAGCTTTCCGCTTGTTTGACGATGACGAGACCGGTAAGATCTCCTTCAAGAATCTCAAGAGAGTCGCAAAGGAGCTCGGAGAAAACCTCACAGATGAAGAGCTGCAG GAAATGATTGAGGAGGCAGACAGAGATGGTGATGGAGAAGTGAACCAGCAAGAGTTCCTGCGAATTATGAAGAAAACTTGCTTGTACTGA